The DNA sequence CAGACGTAGAGCGTATTCCAGGCCCACCGGAACGAAGCATGGGTCTCGCTCCGACCAGTGGCCTTGGTCTTCAAATGTCCGGGACCCACCAGGCTCCAGCGCAGCCAAGTACGCCTCTGCAGCTGAGGGCACGCTCAAAAAGATGAACAGCCGCCCCTCGCCTCGCCTCCTCAGGCCGCCTATCCTCGCGGCATGACATCCCCCGCCTACGACCTCGATGCGGTGCGCCGGAAGATCCCGATCCTCCGGACGCACATCCCCATGAACAATTGCTCGCAGGCACCTCAATCCGAAACCACGCGGGCCGCAGCCGACGCTTACCTGACCTCGTGGGCAAACGACGGGATGGACTGGGACTCGTGGATAGCGGAAACCGACGCCGCCCGAGCGGAGTTCGCAGCGTTCGTCGGGGCTGATCCGTCCGACGTGGCGGTCGCAACCTCGGTCTCGCAGGCCACTGCAAGCGTCGCAACGGGGTTGGAGTGGTCCAGCGGCCGCGATCGTGTCGTCGCGAGCGGTGGGGAGTTTCCGACGGTGGGACATGTATGGCTCGCTCAGGAGCGTTTGGGTGCGTCCGTCGACTGGGTGCCGGTCCGCGACGGTGCGATGGAACTGGCCGACTACGAGCGCATGATCGACGAGCGCACGCTCGTCGTGTCTGCCTGCCGTGGGTACTACCAGACCGGCTTCAAACAGGACATCTCAGCGATCGCAGAGCTCACGCACGCCAAGGGCGCGCTTCTGTTTGTGGACGCCTACCAGACGATGGGGAGTGAGCGATTCGATGCTCCTGCTTCTGGGGCAGACTTCGTCACCTCCGGAAACCTCAAGTTTCTGATGGGAATCCCGGGCATCGCCTTCCTCTGGATCCGGCCGGGTCTGGCCGAACAGCTCCGACCAACGATTACCGGATGGTTTGGGCGCGAAAATCCCTATGCATTCGATACGCAGACCCTGGACTGGGGCGTCGGAGCCCGCCGGCTCGATACCGGTACGCCACCGATTCTGGAAGCGTACGTAGCGCGGGCTGGCATGCGGTGGCTTCGCGAGATCGGACTCGATGCGATCGGGGAATGGAACGCCACTCTTGGGACCCGATGTGTTGAGGGTGCGGTCGAACGGGGACTGACCGTCCTTGGACCGACCGACCCGGTGAGACGCGCACCGACCACTGCGATCCACTGCGAAGAAAGCCATGCTGTCGAGGCGACATTGCGCAGCCAGAACATCATCGCCTCGGCCAGGGGTCACGCGATCCGACTCGCGCCGCACTTCTACAACACGACCGACGACGTGGACCAAGCACTCGACGCACTGGCGGAAGCCATGAAGACCACATCGTGAGGGCCGCCTGATGACGCCGCGCGAAACCTTCGGTTCCCGCATCGGCGTCCTCGCGACGATGGTCGGTCTGGCGGTCGGTCTCGGGAACGTGTGGCGCTTCCCTTATATGGTCGGGCAGTTCGGGGGCGGCGCCTTCATTCTTCTTTATCTGGGAATCGCCTTTCTAGTCGCGATTCCGGCGCTCATGGGCGAATGGTCGATCGGCCGACACACCCGACTGGGGACACTCGGCGCCTTCGAAGAGATCGGTCTGCCGGGCGGTCGATACTTTGGCTGGCTGCTCGGCGGCATTGCATGGGTAGCTGTCGCATACTATACGAACGCCATCGGTTGGGTGGCCTACCACGCCCTGGCACAAGCCGCGACCGGCATCGGCATGGGTTTCGACGCCTCCGCCATCCTCCCGCCGGAGACCGGCCTTTCACCGAAGTCGATGACATTGCAGATCTTCTTCACTGCTGCGGTGCTCGCGACCCAGGCAGCGGTGATCCTCCGAGGCGTCCGCGCCGGCATTCAGAAAATATCGATGATCGTGACTCCAGTCCTGTTCGGGACGTTGCTCATCATCATCGTTCGATCAGTGACACTCCCCGGCGCGGGGGAAGGGGTCGCGTGGCTGCTCTCTTTCGACTTCTCAGCGCTAACACCGACCGCGGCCATCGCCGCCCTCGGCCAGGTAGTGTTCTCGGTCGGACTCGGCGGGACGCTGATGGTCGTCTATGGCTCGTATCTGGGCGACGAAGTCGACATCAAATCGAACGCGATTTTTACGGTTATCGGGGATACGGGGGCCGGACTGCTCGCGGGACTGGCCATCTTCCCGGCGGTGTTCGCCTTCGGGATGGAGCCCGGGGCCGGGCCGGGGCTGCTCTTCGCGACTTTGCCGCAGGTCTTCGCCCAGTTGCCCTTTGGGTGGGTGTTTGGCTTCCTCTTCTTCGCGGGGCTGTTTGGCGCTGCGCTGCTGTCGGGAATCGCCGCATATGAAGTCATCGTCGCGGGCTTCACCGACCGCCTGGGGTGGACGCGGAAGAAAGCGACCTGGACCGTATACGCCGTGTCGATGGTCCTGGCGCTCCCGCCGATGATCAATCTCGAGATCTTCGTGCCATGGGACCTCACGTTCGGGTCGGGGGGTCAGACGTTCGGCGCTCTGGTTGCGGTGGTCACTGTGGGATGGACCATGAATCGCGGCACGCTGCTCGAGCAGATCGCGGGCGACACGCCCTCGGGGGCGGACCGAGCATTAGTCCACTGGCTGAGGTGGGTGGTCCCAACCGCCGTGATGACTGCAGCCGTGTGGTGGCTCCTTACCGATGTGCTGGGTATCGTCGGGGGCGCCTGATCGGGCCGACATTCCGTTTCCTCACTCTAGATGACTATGCGACTCTCCGTGGGTTTTCTCTCCGCTCGCCTCCTCGTTCTCGTCCTCCTCGCGCTGGCCGGAACGGCGAGCCAAGCGGCAAGCCAGTCCGACGCGACGGTCGTCTATCTGGTCCGCCACTCGGAACGTGCAGAAGACGGATCGGATGATCCGCCCACTTCGGCCGAGGGCCGTGAACGGTCAACCCTGATCGCATCGATGCTCGCGGACGCGGATCTGACCCAAATACACACGACAGATCTCAAGCGCACCCGACAGACGGGCACACCGACGGCAGAAGCTGCGGGAATCGACTTCATGCTCTACGACCCGGGCGACCTCCAGAGCTTCGCAGACGAGCTAAAGGCGACCCCGGGACGACATCTGGTGCTCGGGCACAGCAACACCACGCCGCAGATGGTGACGGCGCTCGGTGGTGATCCGGGTTCGGACATTGAAGAGATGGAGTACGATCGCTTCTATATCGTGACGTTGACGGATGCCGGAGCCAGTACCGTTCTGATTCGCTTCGGCGCTCCGTTCGGCGGCTAGGCTCACCACCTTTGTGAGCGGACGATGAGCCACGACGCGGTTGTCGTCGGTGCGGGTCCCAACGGCCTGGCCGCGGCAATCGAGCTGCAGCGAAATGGCGTCTCGGTCCTCCTGCTCGAAGCGAACCATACTGTCGGAGGTGCGGCCCGAACCGAGGAACTGACCCTTCCTGGCTTCAAACATGACGTGGGCTCCTCCGTGTATCCGCTCGGCATCGGTTCTCCGTTCTTCGCGTCACTCCCCCTGGCTAAGCACGGACTCGAATGGGTCCACCCAGACCTGCCTCTCGCCCATCCACTCGATGGCGGCCGCGCAGCGACGCTGGAGCGAGACCTAGAAAGCACGGCCCGCGCTCTTGGTGGGGACTACGCCGCGTACATGCGATTCGTCGGTGACTTCGTTACGGAGTGGCCGACGTTCATCGAGCATGTGCTGGACCGTCCGACCCGTCTTCCACGGGCCCCTCGTCTCATGGCCCGGTTCGGTGCAGTCGCCCTCTCGTCAACGACGAAAATTGGGCGCCGATTCAAGACGGAAGAAGGCAAAGCCCTGCTGGCTGGGAATGCGGCGCACTCCGGAGTTGAACTGGAAGCAGCGTTCGGAGGGGCCGTGGCTACCACGCTCATGGCCGCCGGCCATGCGGTGGGTTGGCCCTTCCCGAAGGGCGGCGCCGGGGCACTCACATCAGCCCTCGCCTCGTACTTCCTGTCACTCGGCGGAACGGTCGAGACCGGTCGAAGGGTCGCATCGCTCGACGATCTCCCTGGCGCGAAGGCCACGCTGCTCGGTCTGACCAATGGTCAGATTGGGCATCTGGCTTACGACCGGCTTTCTCCCCGAAAGCGAGCCAACCTCGCTGGATGGACGTACGGCCAGGGCGCGTTCAAAGTGGACTGGGCGCTCGACGGTCCGATTCCGTGGGAGAACGCCGACGTGCGCCGGGCGGGCACGGTGCACGTTGGCGGGACATTCGAGGACATAAGAGCAGCCGAATGGGACGTCACCCGCAACAAGATGAACAACCGACCGTTCCTGCTGCTTGCTCAGCACACTGTGTTCGACCCCTCGCGCGCGCCCGAAGGCAAACACACGGTGTGGGCCTACTGTCACGCACCCAGTCGGGCGCAGGGCGAAGCGGGCGAGCGCTTCGTGCTCGAAGCCATGGAAGCTCAGATCGAGCGGTTCGCACCAGGCTTTCGTGACCTCATTCTGGGTCGCGCGGTCCACACCCCGTATCAGTTGGAGACTTGGAATGAGAATCTGCGCGGTGGGGACCCGAACGGGGGCGCGTTGACGATCAACAACGTGCTTAGTCCCGCTCGGCTCAGCCGACGACCCTGGCACCTGCCATTAAAGAATTTTTACCGGTGCTCGGCTTCAGCGCCACCCGGTGGCGGCGTGCATGGCATGGTTGGCTACCACGCCGCACGGGCCGCCCTACGGGACACGTTCGGAGTCCGGTAGCTGCTGCCTGCGTCTACCTGAGTGCGGGTCCGTCGCCCTCTTCAGACACGCCCATTCTCGTCATTCACCCCCGCCCTGCTCCGACACGGGCGCACCACTCACGGCATCGAAGTGTTCTGCAAACCAGTCGAACATCCGCTGCCAGTGATCGTCGAAGTCCTCGGCGCTACTGGAGCGGCCAGCTCCATGACCGCCGGCCGTATAGTGGACCCAGACCACCTCTTTCTCGAGACGACGCATGGCATAGTACATCTCTCGCTGGTTTGTCGCGGGGACGTTCCAGTCGCCTTCGCCGGACAGCATGAGAAGCGGTGTCTCGATGCGGTCGGCGAACATCACGGCCGAGTGGTCAATGTACTTCTGCGGTTGCTCCCAGAGCGACGCGCCGATGCGATCCTGACCGACCTCGGCAGCCGCATAGTTCCGTGTCGTGATTTTGGGTGAGTCCCCGAGGAAGGAAATCATGTTCACCTTCCCGGAGACATTAGCAGCCGCCGCGAAGCGGTTCGTCTGAGTGATCAGCAGGTTAACTGCGTAGCCGCCGTAGCTCTGCCCATAGACGCCGACCTGATCGGCATCGATGAGGCCACGTTCGATCAACGTGTTGATCGCGTTCGGGACCGCCTTTAGCCATGCCTCCCCAGGATACCCTTCCTCGAACTGGACCGACGGACGAAATCCGAACCATCCCTGCGAGGTAATCAGGTTCATGTTCTCGTTGAACCCGTTGTCGAAGAACTGCTCGTACACCTCGGCAACAAGCGGATACTTCTTCGTGGGATCGTAGTCGACCGGGTAGTAGAGGATGCCGTAGAGGGTATTTCCGTCCACGTCGAGATACTCGACGAGCTCCGTCTTCGAGATCGAAACGTCCGCGAGCTGAGGATTGAGCTCGGTGAGACGGGTCGGGCCATCGAACGCATCTCCCATAGCCCAGACATCATCGGGACGATCTCCGTCGGACATCGTGTAGGCGACGGTCGACCCGTCAGCGGAAACGCGCCACCCGCGATACAGATTTGCGTCCAACATCAATGTCTCTATGTCACCTGACTGTACATCGAGTCGCCTGAGTCCCCTCTCCCACCGATCCGCTGCTGAATACGAGAAGTAGATGGAACGCCCATCATCACTCCAGTGAAGGACGCTGCGTCGAGGCCGATCGTCTTCATCCTTCTCGAGCGTGAGCAAGGTCTCCACCTCTCCTGCTCCGACGTTCAGCAGGTGCCAGCCCTTCGACGACGTGAGCAACAGGCGATCACCCGCATTGCTCCACCGATCGACCGAGAAGCTGATCTCGGCGGTATCGCCGGGGATCTCACGGAGGCCCTCGGTCACGTCGATGGCTTCATCCATCTCCAGATCTCGAATGAAGACCGTCCCTTCCTCAGCATAGGCGTAGGCCGACCGATCATCGTTCCATCGAACATCGACTCGTTCCTCGGACGGCTCGACGAGCACGACCGGCTCACCGCCGTTGAGATCAAGTGCGTACAACCCGTAGTCCGTGCCATCACGGCGAGTGTACGAGGTCTTCGTCCGCACGGACGTCGAGTAGGTCATCTGCGACCCATCGAGCGAGAAGCCGACACCCTGCGGGACCACGTCGTCCAGCAGCTGTCGCACCGATCCGTCTTCAAGCGTTACGAGGGCTGTAATCTGTTCGTTCGCGATGTTGCGAACGTCGTCCCACGCCAGGAAATCGTTGCGGGAATCCTGCACGATGACGGGTGCGCTGGTGAGGCCATAGAACGCGTCCCGCGCTCGTTCCGCCCATCCGGCGGCCCTGAGAGTGACGAGTACCGAATTCCCATCGGGCATCCAGGCGATGGGGGAAGACGACGCAATCGCCAGTGAGGTGTCGAGCGAGCGAGTCTCGGCGGCGCCTGTATTCGCATCGTACACGCGGAGATGGAACGCGACACCGTCGTAGGACAGATACGCAAGGCGTTGACCGTCAGGCGACCACGTAAAATCACTGAGTTGAGAAGGCTCTTCGTGCAGCCACGTGCGATCACCGTTTTGTGTGTCGATGACAACGGCGGTGACCAGCGACGGGGCGACGTACGTGGGGTCCCCATACCGCTGGTGATCGACATCTGTCCGGCCGCGCCGCGTCCGAACGGTGACCGCAATACGTCGCCCGTCCTCGCTCATCGCCGCGATCTGCGGGGACCGCACGTCCAGGGCCAGCTCGGTGTTGAAGTGGACGGACTGCTGCGCAGACACTTTTGCCACCGGAGCGGAAGCCCCGACTGCAAGGATGACGAGCAGGCGCGTGATCATCGCTCGGCGGCGGTACGGCATAACGAACTCCTCGATGGTGCTCCCCGCGCTAGATGAGGCGCCGGAATGGGCGAATAATCTAGGCGCCCGCAAGCCGGAGCACATCATGGCACTTCTCGTTCTCCCGCAAGCCATTGAAGGCAATGGTTCACCCGGAGGCACCGATCAGTCCACGACCGATCCTCCATGGACGCCTCGACCCACTCGATCGCCGTGTCATCTTGGCCCTCCTAGGCAGCGACATGTTGAACAAAAACGGCGGCTCCGATCAGGCAAAGAACGCCCAGAATCATGCCGTGTCGTCCCATGCCAGCTTAGACACCCCGCGCGGCGAATCCAGAGCTTACAGTACGCTCGCCCTGCTTGTTCACGAACAGCCCTTCCACATCTTCGCTGGCCTCCACCATCGTCATGCCGTCGGCAGTCCCCATAACGAGGAGCGCTGTGGCATAGGCATCGGCCCCCATCGCGCTTGGATGCAACACACTCACGGATGCCACCTCCTGAGGTGACCGACCAGTCCGCGGATCCACGATGTGGTGATAGGTCCGGTCGTTCGTGAAACTCCGCATGTAGTCACCCGAGGTCGCGAGCGACACTCCGTCGAGTCGCACGACAGTCACAATCCCCTGCTCGTGGTCCGGGTCCTGCACACCGACGGTCCACGGATTTATCCCCGACCCGTCGGCAGTTGCGATGTCTCCGCCCGCATTGACCATCACCCGCTCGGCACCGGCGCGAAGAAGCACGTCTTTGGTGCGATCCACAATGAAGCCCTTCGCGATCCCATCCAGCGTTACGGACATCCCGGGGCGCTCAAACGACATGACATCGTTCTCGATTCGGAACGCTTTGTGATCGACCAACTCGAGTATCCGCTCGACCGAATCGTCCGAAGGCGGGCAGCCGTCCCGCAGGAAGCTGGACTCCACCAATGAGAGAAGGGGCGCGACCGTAACATCAAAGGCGCCTCCACTCCGAACGCTCATAGCCTCCGCGTCGGCCACCACGAGAGTCAACTCGTTGGGCACTCTGTCCAGGCGACCCGTACGGTTGAGAAGACTTACCGGCGTATCGTCACGATGTCGACTTAGGATCGACTCTAGTCGATTCATCTCGGAGAATGCCGAGGCAATCATCGCGCGGGCGCTGGCCTCATCCGGGTGCACGACCGTCAGGGTCACGAGCGTGCCCATCTGCGTCCGCGTCTGACTGACACGGTGCAGGCCGGCTTCTTTCAACAGACTCATGGTCAGTCGACCACCAAACGCGACGGACACCCCTGCCACCGCGACGATCCTGAGCGCATCTCGTCTCGAAACAGTTCGATTAGTCATCGACTGCCTCGGGTGCCGACTCGGCCGTCAGCTGAATGAGTCGCGGTCGAATGACATTCATGTCGTGACGACAGACGCCCGCCTTCTGAATGAGCTGGACCTCACACACGTTGCAGCGCACGCACTCATGGAAGTCGATATCCGGTCCACGAATCGCTCCCGTCGGGCACTTCTGCTCGCAAATCTTGCAGTGCCCGCACTGCTCTACGCGCTCGATCCTCTTGAGTGAGAGCAACGAGAGCACACCGAGCGCCGCTCCGAGGGGGCAAGCATAGCGGCAGTAGAATCTCGGAATTACAACCGACGCAGCGAGAAACACGGCTGCAATCGTCCACAATAGCACATCGCTGCTGCGAAAGAACACCGTGCCGAAAGGCTCAAAATACTGATAAAGGCTCACGCGACTGCCCGCGAGAGCGGGTAACACGATGACGGCCAACACCACGTACTTCGCGTAGACCGCCTTGTCGTGGATCGCTTGTGTCAGCGGGCGCTTGAGAGACTTCGGCACGAACCTGTCAATGAAATCCTGCAGGGCACCGAACGGGCAGAGGAATCCGCAAAAAACGCGACCCCAGACAAGCGTCGTGATCAGTGTGAAGGCGACAATGAGCAGCAGTGGGATGTCACGCAGGTAGACACCCACACCTGCCCAGATACCGCTCGTAATGTGTGACACCGACAAGAAGCCACCGTCTCCGAAGCCGAGCCCGAACAGGGTGACCGTGAGGGCAACCCAGCGGAGGGATGGGATCTTCGTCGCGAACGCGACCGTCCCGAGTGCGAGGACCAGAAGCATCAACGCGACCCGAGGCCATGACGTGCCGGCGAGGGTTCGCTCCAGCAACGTCTCGTCCTCCGTCAGTACGAAATCGAGGTCGGCGGCCTGAGCGTCGTTCAGGTTCCTGGCCGGTATCACAGCGGCCGCCTCTCCGTCCCCGATCTCTCCGTCGGCAGCACCTGTCTCACCCGCCGCAGCTCCCGGGACCGAGTCGAGCACCTCCGCATCGGCAGCCACCTCGCCAGTCGCCTCTTCCGCCACCTCTGCAGTCGCCTCTTCCGCCACCTCGACCTCGTCCGGACCAGGAGTCTCAGAAGCGCGGTCAGCCGAGGCCCGTTCCTCAGCTGCCGCAAGCGACGCCTCCTCTGCAGCAAGGAGACGGGCCTCCTGGCTGACATACTCGATATTGTGAGTGCCCAGATCGCCGAGGTCATAGATGAGCGTAAAAGGCCTCGACATGTCCACCGCGCCGTCGACCAGCATGATGCCCACCATGGTCGCCTCACCGGAAACGATCCCCCCTGAAGGCAGTCCCATGCTCACTACATTGCGTGAGTCGACCTCTGTAACCTCACCTTCCTGCTCGACGGTCCACCCCTGTTGACGGAACAGACGGAGCCGTGATCCATCGACCGCGTAGAGGAGGAGATTTTCTCCTCCACCGCGACGCTCAGCCGAACGCAGAGCGCGCTCATAGAGCTGCGGGCCAAAATAGTACTCACCGAGACGATCATTTGAGATATGAGCGAGTGAGATCCCGGCGGTCCCTTCTCCGGGCTCGGTAACCACAAAGCGCTCGACAAAACCTCTTTGACGAAGCTCGAACCACGACAACCCCACCGGGTCGACGATGCCCGACTCCGTCGAGAGGTCGGGAACGCCTCCATATGCGGCGGCGACCCGGCGTGCAGAATCACGGACTCCTCTCGAGAGGGCCCGCACCGAAATTGATACACGGGAAATCCCCTCGATGTCGCCCCAGAGCTGGAATGGGTCACCGATGTGTTTGCCGGCATACTGCTCCTGGAAGCCGGGAGTCCGAAGAAAATCGCCCATGCTGCTCATGTACGATTCCTGATAATCAATGACCCGCATTCCAGTCAGCGTCCCGTCCGGCAGGATGCCTACCAGAGCTTCGATAGGCCCACTGTACCCGAACTGCTCGGGAGGGAGATCCGACGTCAGGAAGACGTATCCGTGCACGACCTCGGTGGCCTCAGACGTGCTGTGATAGCCGGTAAGAACGGGTGGATCGCCTGCGACCTCGGAGAAGCGATCAGCCCCGGGCATGACGGTGCGCACCAACGACTCGCGGACACCCCGTACACGTTGGCCAGACACCGTCACAGCGCTGGCCACGAGCAGCATTGTTGTGGCTCCTGCGATCAGACAGGAGCGCAGGCACAGGGTTCGGAAGTCCGTCATGCCGCGAGCATAGGTGGCCTTCCGGATCTCGGCAAACCGGTCGGCCAGACCTCCCCGACAACTCTACCGAATCGCACTCCGCCGAGAACGAGTCGGACACCACCATTGGCGGTCACGGCACGTACCGTCACTCCGTCATCACCTAGCGTGGTACCGGGCCACTTTCTGGTCCGATCCTGGATCGTGACGCCACGATCCTGCACTCGCGGCGCCTATCGAGATGCATGAACGAATCGACTTCATACTGGTGCGCGATTCCGCTGGAGCTGGGTCGGACGATTTGAATCATCGATACTTCAGGGCTGAGGTCATCGGTGAAAAGGGGGGGCACCGCGCCCGGCACCCCCCCTTCACTGTTTCCTCATCCGGCGTTCAGACCCGAGTGGTCTTCCAGATCAGTTCCCGTAGGCGCGTCGCGACGGACGACACTGTGGCCATGTACCAGGCTGACCCGTTCGGGGATTAACCGGAAGTAGCCGCGTGTCACGTGGGACGCGATCAGGATCCTCAGACGCCATATACGCGGTCATGGCTGCGAGTGTCGCGTTATGACGCAAATCGTCGAAGATCAGCTTGTCAAACGTGTCGATGTTCGTGTGCCACGTGTACTGGCGGTAGTCAGGATAGTTCGACTGGAAGCGGAACACGGGAATGGGGATGCACGTGAAAGCCATGTGATCACTGCCACCCCCAGGGCTCCGCCCGGCTCTACCGGGCAGCGGGATCCCCTCCGGGACACTCGGCGCATCGAGCTCGACCTGGTCGGTGATCTCGTTCGGCATCGACGAGAACCACCGTGCGAAGTGCGCACCGGCTCCAAGGAATCCCTGCATCCGAATGAAGTCGACTCTCCAGGTACCGTTGTCCTGGTTGAACCCAACCTGCATTCCATCCACCACTTCGGGGTGGTCTTCGCGGAAGGCCGTCGACCCGAGGAGTCCCTGCTCCTCCCCGCCCCAGTGACCCACGATGATCGATCGCCGCGGGTTCGGATACGTCGCCTGCAGGATACGCATCGCCTCCATCATCATGATGGTGCCGGTGCCGTTGTCCGTGGCGCCGGACGCGCCGTCCCATGAATCAAGATGGGCGCTCAACATCACGTATTCGTCAGGCAGTTCTGTACCGCGGATCATGCCGACGATGTTGAACGCTGGGCGATCCCCAGTGAATTCAGACTGCGCGTCCATTCGGACACGAGGCGCTTGGCCGCGCTCGGCCATACGAGCGAGTAGTCCGTAATCCTCACAGCTGAGGTGAGCCGTGGGTATCCGCGTCGTGTTCGCGGAGAAAATCTTGTCCGCACCCCAGGCATTGGACCAGCGTGACGTGAACAGTGCGACAGCGCCCGCCTCTTCGAGCCGAGCCTCGAGTCCGTCACCGATCGCACGAATCGACTGACCCCATGCACTCTGAGCCGCAGCACGCTCTTCCTGCATCCGCGCCCACGATGATTCCGTCGCGTGCTCAACCCAAGACTCGGGAGCTCGGCAGGTCGGCTGAGCAAACGAGATCGCCACCATCTTCCCGCGGGCCTGGGGGAGCCAGGCCTCAAACTCCGCTTCGTTGTTGAAGCGGGGGAGAATGACGACATCCGCGTCGACAGGTCCCTCCGTGCCGGGGCTCCAGGCCATGATCATGCCGGAAAGAGATCGGACTCGAGGCGAGATCAGGTCGATATGAGAGTAGCCTCGCTCCCAGCCACGCCAAGACCCCCACACCTCTTTCTCAACATCGATGCCCCAGTCGGCGTACTTCGACATTACCCAATCTCCGGCACGGTCGAAGCCGGTCGAGCCAAGCAGCCGGGGGCCGATCGAGTCGAGGAGCGCCTGCGCCAGATCAAAGATCTGCGAACCATCTTCCATCCCCTCCTGCCACATGCCACGGATCACTGGGTCATCCGTGGGGAATGTCTGAGCCTCGAGAGGCTGAGTCGTCAGGAGTATCGAAAGCCCCAGCGTCGCGAACCACGTCTTCTTCATGTTGCCCCCTGGTGCAGAAAATCGACGGTTAATCGGCAGGCCGGTTCAGGCCCCGGTGCGAAATCTACCCCGAATCGCCCGACTCGGTTTCCCTCTCCAGATCGACACCCAATCGACCCCCGACGCTGATGATCCTCATCGGCCGTGTTGCCGGTGAACCAGCCATGGAGGAGGACTTCCACATAGATCGGGGGCCAGGAG is a window from the Longimicrobiales bacterium genome containing:
- a CDS encoding aminotransferase class V-fold PLP-dependent enzyme: MTSPAYDLDAVRRKIPILRTHIPMNNCSQAPQSETTRAAADAYLTSWANDGMDWDSWIAETDAARAEFAAFVGADPSDVAVATSVSQATASVATGLEWSSGRDRVVASGGEFPTVGHVWLAQERLGASVDWVPVRDGAMELADYERMIDERTLVVSACRGYYQTGFKQDISAIAELTHAKGALLFVDAYQTMGSERFDAPASGADFVTSGNLKFLMGIPGIAFLWIRPGLAEQLRPTITGWFGRENPYAFDTQTLDWGVGARRLDTGTPPILEAYVARAGMRWLREIGLDAIGEWNATLGTRCVEGAVERGLTVLGPTDPVRRAPTTAIHCEESHAVEATLRSQNIIASARGHAIRLAPHFYNTTDDVDQALDALAEAMKTTS
- a CDS encoding sodium-dependent transporter; this encodes MTPRETFGSRIGVLATMVGLAVGLGNVWRFPYMVGQFGGGAFILLYLGIAFLVAIPALMGEWSIGRHTRLGTLGAFEEIGLPGGRYFGWLLGGIAWVAVAYYTNAIGWVAYHALAQAATGIGMGFDASAILPPETGLSPKSMTLQIFFTAAVLATQAAVILRGVRAGIQKISMIVTPVLFGTLLIIIVRSVTLPGAGEGVAWLLSFDFSALTPTAAIAALGQVVFSVGLGGTLMVVYGSYLGDEVDIKSNAIFTVIGDTGAGLLAGLAIFPAVFAFGMEPGAGPGLLFATLPQVFAQLPFGWVFGFLFFAGLFGAALLSGIAAYEVIVAGFTDRLGWTRKKATWTVYAVSMVLALPPMINLEIFVPWDLTFGSGGQTFGALVAVVTVGWTMNRGTLLEQIAGDTPSGADRALVHWLRWVVPTAVMTAAVWWLLTDVLGIVGGA
- a CDS encoding phosphoglycerate mutase family protein; its protein translation is MTMRLSVGFLSARLLVLVLLALAGTASQAASQSDATVVYLVRHSERAEDGSDDPPTSAEGRERSTLIASMLADADLTQIHTTDLKRTRQTGTPTAEAAGIDFMLYDPGDLQSFADELKATPGRHLVLGHSNTTPQMVTALGGDPGSDIEEMEYDRFYIVTLTDAGASTVLIRFGAPFGG
- a CDS encoding NAD(P)/FAD-dependent oxidoreductase, whose product is MSHDAVVVGAGPNGLAAAIELQRNGVSVLLLEANHTVGGAARTEELTLPGFKHDVGSSVYPLGIGSPFFASLPLAKHGLEWVHPDLPLAHPLDGGRAATLERDLESTARALGGDYAAYMRFVGDFVTEWPTFIEHVLDRPTRLPRAPRLMARFGAVALSSTTKIGRRFKTEEGKALLAGNAAHSGVELEAAFGGAVATTLMAAGHAVGWPFPKGGAGALTSALASYFLSLGGTVETGRRVASLDDLPGAKATLLGLTNGQIGHLAYDRLSPRKRANLAGWTYGQGAFKVDWALDGPIPWENADVRRAGTVHVGGTFEDIRAAEWDVTRNKMNNRPFLLLAQHTVFDPSRAPEGKHTVWAYCHAPSRAQGEAGERFVLEAMEAQIERFAPGFRDLILGRAVHTPYQLETWNENLRGGDPNGGALTINNVLSPARLSRRPWHLPLKNFYRCSASAPPGGGVHGMVGYHAARAALRDTFGVR
- a CDS encoding prolyl oligopeptidase family serine peptidase, with the protein product MPYRRRAMITRLLVILAVGASAPVAKVSAQQSVHFNTELALDVRSPQIAAMSEDGRRIAVTVRTRRGRTDVDHQRYGDPTYVAPSLVTAVVIDTQNGDRTWLHEEPSQLSDFTWSPDGQRLAYLSYDGVAFHLRVYDANTGAAETRSLDTSLAIASSSPIAWMPDGNSVLVTLRAAGWAERARDAFYGLTSAPVIVQDSRNDFLAWDDVRNIANEQITALVTLEDGSVRQLLDDVVPQGVGFSLDGSQMTYSTSVRTKTSYTRRDGTDYGLYALDLNGGEPVVLVEPSEERVDVRWNDDRSAYAYAEEGTVFIRDLEMDEAIDVTEGLREIPGDTAEISFSVDRWSNAGDRLLLTSSKGWHLLNVGAGEVETLLTLEKDEDDRPRRSVLHWSDDGRSIYFSYSAADRWERGLRRLDVQSGDIETLMLDANLYRGWRVSADGSTVAYTMSDGDRPDDVWAMGDAFDGPTRLTELNPQLADVSISKTELVEYLDVDGNTLYGILYYPVDYDPTKKYPLVAEVYEQFFDNGFNENMNLITSQGWFGFRPSVQFEEGYPGEAWLKAVPNAINTLIERGLIDADQVGVYGQSYGGYAVNLLITQTNRFAAAANVSGKVNMISFLGDSPKITTRNYAAAEVGQDRIGASLWEQPQKYIDHSAVMFADRIETPLLMLSGEGDWNVPATNQREMYYAMRRLEKEVVWVHYTAGGHGAGRSSSAEDFDDHWQRMFDWFAEHFDAVSGAPVSEQGGGE
- a CDS encoding FAD:protein FMN transferase translates to MTNRTVSRRDALRIVAVAGVSVAFGGRLTMSLLKEAGLHRVSQTRTQMGTLVTLTVVHPDEASARAMIASAFSEMNRLESILSRHRDDTPVSLLNRTGRLDRVPNELTLVVADAEAMSVRSGGAFDVTVAPLLSLVESSFLRDGCPPSDDSVERILELVDHKAFRIENDVMSFERPGMSVTLDGIAKGFIVDRTKDVLLRAGAERVMVNAGGDIATADGSGINPWTVGVQDPDHEQGIVTVVRLDGVSLATSGDYMRSFTNDRTYHHIVDPRTGRSPQEVASVSVLHPSAMGADAYATALLVMGTADGMTMVEASEDVEGLFVNKQGERTVSSGFAARGV